Proteins from a genomic interval of Pseudomonas anuradhapurensis:
- a CDS encoding ATP-dependent Clp protease proteolytic subunit, with product MPRHIIHFTGPINSSTCGNLIGTCAKALQQGAELLQLNIATMGGECSYGFTLYNFLRGLPIPLHTHNLGTVESMGNILFLAGEHRTACAHSKFLFHPFHWTLHGSVDHSRMAEYAMSLDYDLRLYAQIVAERTEGSSEVLDVPRYLMAYPRILGPREALESGMIHAIDELPIEADACQWSVHA from the coding sequence ATGCCCAGACACATCATCCACTTTACCGGCCCGATCAATTCTTCCACCTGTGGCAATCTCATCGGCACCTGTGCCAAAGCCCTGCAACAGGGCGCCGAGCTGCTGCAGCTGAACATCGCCACCATGGGTGGTGAATGCAGCTATGGCTTCACCTTGTACAACTTCCTGCGCGGGCTGCCGATCCCCCTGCACACGCATAACCTGGGGACCGTGGAGTCGATGGGTAACATTCTGTTCCTGGCCGGCGAGCACCGTACCGCCTGCGCCCACAGCAAGTTCCTGTTCCATCCGTTCCACTGGACCCTGCACGGTTCGGTGGACCATTCGCGCATGGCCGAATACGCCATGAGCCTGGATTACGATTTGCGCCTGTACGCGCAGATTGTCGCCGAGCGGACCGAGGGCAGCAGCGAGGTGCTGGACGTGCCCCGTTACCTGATGGCCTATCCGCGCATTCTGGGCCCGCGCGAGGCGCTGGAGAGCGGCATGATCCACGCCATAGACGAACTGCCGATCGAAGCCGATGCCTGCCAGTGGAGCGTGCACGCCTGA
- the paaZ gene encoding phenylacetic acid degradation bifunctional protein PaaZ — MSAAPTLQSFIAGRWLGQHGAQALRSALDGHVLAYSHEERPDFAEAVDFARARGLASLMGMDFQQRAARLKALALYLAERKEQLYALSHHSGATRADSWIDIEGGNATLFSYAGIGSRELPSGNLVHEGPAMPLGKQGHFAGSHVLVPRAGVAVHINAFNFPIWGMLEKFAPTFLAGMPCIVKPATSTSYLTEAVVRLMHASGLLPEGSLQLVIGSTGDLLDRLQGQDVVTFTGSADTAAKLRVTPNLVRNSVPFSAEADSLNCAILGPDVTPDSEEFELYIKEVVREMTTKAGQKCTAIRRAIVPAKHIDAVATRLRERLAKVVVGDPSLEGVRMGALASHDQQHDVAERVRSLLHSCDQLFGASDGFAPRGEGVAEGAFFAPTLLQARDPHAEGGAHDIEAFGPVSTLMAYDDLDEALVLAARGKGSLVATLVTAERSIAAKAIPAAAAWHGRLLVLDREAAKESTGHGSPLPQLKHGGPGRAGGGEELGGLRAVKHYLQRAAVQGSPSMLTAVTGEYVRGGAVIESEVHPFRRYFEQLRIGESLLTHRRTVTEADLVNFGCLSGDHFYMHFDEIAARESQFGKRIAHGYFVLSAAAGLFVSPGAGPVLANYGLDTLRFINPVGIGDTIQARLTCKRKIDQGKTSPLGQPQGVVAWDVEVTNQLGELVASYDILTLVLKMPGA, encoded by the coding sequence ATGTCTGCCGCCCCTACCCTGCAAAGCTTCATCGCCGGCCGCTGGCTCGGCCAGCACGGCGCCCAGGCCTTGCGCAGCGCCCTCGACGGCCACGTGCTCGCCTATAGCCATGAGGAACGCCCGGACTTCGCCGAGGCCGTGGATTTCGCCCGGGCCCGTGGCCTGGCCAGCCTGATGGGCATGGACTTCCAGCAGCGCGCTGCGCGCCTGAAAGCCCTCGCCTTGTACCTGGCCGAGCGCAAGGAGCAGCTCTACGCCCTGTCCCACCACAGCGGCGCCACCCGTGCCGACAGCTGGATCGACATCGAAGGTGGCAATGCCACGCTGTTCTCGTACGCCGGCATCGGCAGCCGCGAATTACCGTCGGGCAACCTGGTGCACGAAGGCCCGGCCATGCCGTTGGGCAAGCAAGGCCACTTCGCCGGCAGCCATGTCCTGGTGCCGCGCGCCGGCGTGGCGGTGCACATCAACGCCTTCAACTTCCCCATCTGGGGCATGCTGGAGAAATTCGCCCCTACCTTCCTGGCCGGCATGCCCTGCATCGTCAAGCCGGCGACCTCGACCAGCTACCTGACCGAAGCCGTGGTGCGCCTGATGCATGCCTCTGGCCTGTTGCCGGAAGGCAGCCTGCAACTGGTAATCGGCAGTACCGGCGACCTGCTCGACCGCCTGCAGGGCCAGGACGTGGTGACCTTCACCGGTTCTGCCGACACCGCCGCGAAGCTGCGCGTCACGCCTAACCTGGTGCGCAACTCGGTGCCGTTCAGCGCCGAAGCCGACTCGTTGAACTGCGCCATCCTCGGCCCGGACGTGACCCCGGACAGCGAGGAATTCGAGCTGTACATCAAGGAAGTGGTGCGGGAAATGACCACCAAGGCCGGGCAGAAGTGCACCGCCATCCGCCGCGCCATCGTCCCGGCCAAGCACATCGATGCGGTTGCCACGCGCCTGCGCGAGCGGCTCGCCAAGGTGGTGGTCGGCGACCCTTCGCTGGAAGGCGTGCGCATGGGCGCCCTGGCCTCTCATGACCAGCAGCACGACGTGGCCGAGCGCGTGCGCAGCCTGTTGCACAGTTGCGACCAGCTGTTCGGCGCCAGTGACGGCTTTGCGCCACGTGGCGAGGGTGTGGCCGAAGGTGCGTTCTTCGCCCCGACCCTGCTGCAGGCGCGCGACCCGCATGCCGAGGGTGGTGCCCACGATATCGAAGCGTTCGGCCCGGTCAGCACCCTGATGGCCTATGACGACCTCGACGAAGCCCTGGTGCTGGCCGCCCGTGGCAAAGGCAGCCTGGTGGCCACCCTGGTCACCGCCGAGCGCAGCATCGCCGCCAAGGCCATCCCGGCCGCCGCTGCCTGGCATGGCCGGCTGCTGGTGCTCGACCGCGAAGCGGCCAAGGAATCCACCGGCCACGGCTCGCCATTACCGCAACTCAAGCACGGTGGCCCGGGCCGCGCCGGCGGTGGCGAAGAGCTGGGTGGCCTGCGTGCGGTCAAGCACTACTTGCAACGCGCTGCGGTGCAGGGATCGCCAAGCATGCTCACAGCGGTTACCGGCGAGTACGTGCGCGGTGGCGCAGTGATCGAAAGCGAAGTGCACCCGTTCCGCCGTTACTTCGAGCAACTGCGCATCGGCGAATCGCTGCTCACCCACCGCCGCACCGTGACCGAAGCCGACCTGGTCAACTTCGGCTGCCTGTCGGGCGACCACTTCTACATGCATTTCGACGAGATCGCCGCCAGGGAATCGCAGTTCGGCAAGCGTATCGCCCACGGTTACTTCGTGTTGTCGGCGGCAGCCGGGCTGTTCGTGTCCCCGGGTGCAGGGCCGGTATTGGCCAACTACGGCCTGGATACCCTGCGCTTCATCAACCCGGTGGGCATCGGCGATACCATCCAGGCGCGGCTGACCTGCAAGCGCAAGATCGACCAGGGCAAGACCAGCCCGCTGGGGCAACCGCAGGGTGTGGTGGCATGGGACGTCGAGGTCACCAACCAGCTGGGCGAGCTGGTGGCGAGCTACGACATTCTGACCCTGGTGTTGAAAATGCCGGGGGCATGA
- a CDS encoding low affinity iron permease family protein has translation MKFDRFAQWLANWTGRPLSFAIALLLIMAWALTGPLFDYNDTWQLVINTSTTIITFLMVFLIQNTQNRDNDELHIKIDELLRTTRRAHKALLDLEDMDPAELHALRKQYQRMGEREEGRVQRSDPPAD, from the coding sequence ATGAAATTCGACCGTTTCGCGCAATGGCTGGCGAACTGGACCGGCCGCCCGCTGAGTTTCGCCATTGCCCTATTGCTGATAATGGCCTGGGCCTTGACCGGGCCGTTGTTTGATTACAACGACACCTGGCAACTGGTGATCAACACCTCGACCACCATCATCACGTTCCTGATGGTGTTCCTCATCCAGAACACGCAAAACCGCGACAACGACGAACTGCACATCAAGATCGACGAACTGCTGCGCACGACCAGACGCGCGCACAAGGCGCTGCTCGACCTGGAGGACATGGACCCTGCCGAACTGCATGCGCTGCGCAAGCAGTACCAACGCATGGGCGAGCGCGAGGAGGGTCGCGTGCAGCGCAGTGACCCGCCCGCAGACTGA
- a CDS encoding CheR family methyltransferase gives MKSSANQPASPQNPNLSPSHLDFPVVGIGASAGGLEALCTLFRQMPADSGMAFVIVLHLSPDHQSVADRIIQETTAMPVRQVTEPVPIERNHVYVISPANRLSTNDGYLRVTPANRRRGDHVAIDLFFRDLADVHKDHAFCVVLSGSGADGAVGLSRIKEQGGVTLVQAPDDAQYDSMPRAAIDTGMVDIVLPAAEIPQKLLELWQNASQVKLPRIDDDTLPPALGSRAGDPQASEPLLEEILLQLRSVTGHDFQHYKRATVLRRIERRLHVTGQADLGAYLRYLEDHREEATALLADMLIGVTNFFRDREAFEALERHVLPQLVSEPEPTEGAGEIRIWSAGCSTGEEAYSLAMLACEQLAVEQRASQVQVFATDLDERAISIARGGSYPEAIVTDVPPSRLRQFFVKEDQHYRVRKEIREKVLFARHNLLSDPPFSQIGLIVCRNLLIYLDREIQQDILQMFHFALRPGGFLFLGSAESADLASELFAVVDKRNRIYRARDVSTLGRRSGRQLPGPDLTSPPQVARGQDKPGRKPVYAEVHHRALARRNPPSLIIDGEGTILHLSEGVGRFMQLAGGELSRNLLSLVLPSLRLALRSTLFQARQGTEAVTSRPVELGEGADRVQVEITVQPHKDQVSAGEYLLVVFEERAAGPSLPIAESLRQTDSMVLHNLEHELQRTRLQLQETIEQWEISSQELTASNEEMQAINEELRSASEELGTSKEELQSINEELLTVNFELKNKVEETDKVNDYLSNLIASTDIATVFVDRNLHIRWFTPRATDLFNMLPVDTGRSLLDITHRLDYPALAEDARTVAQGEHIIEREVGGHDQRWYLARLLPYRSSEQDSDGTVLTFIDISKSRAAEERVRLGEERMRVVAESTHDFAIILLDEQGLITDWNTGASLMFGHSKADVLGQHYRLIFTEEDRARGVPEQELHAARVNERDQDERWHVRKDGSRFYSSGEISQLKGSTLRGFVKIARDLTGHKRRHDEQSKQLAESQSSSHMKDEFFAIMSHELKHPLNLIQLNAEILRRLPTIAHSAAASKAVASIREAVNSQARIIDDLLDVARIRTGKLKLKTEAVDIRAILQGIHALVQSEQPACNVLLELPADGLPLIIEGDSTRLEQVVWNLLNNALKFSPPGGLVRLVLSHDQAQVWLRVIDQGVGLTADSLEHIFDLFSQAAPQVGDHPREGLGIGLSLVRQLVEAHGGRVSADSAGIGQGCTFTVSLPCSDSGQRPAVAPADATTDGRLSGIRVLLVDDSPDVLEVMQQLLEMECAEVSAFSDPRQALEAAAAASYDIILSDIGMPVMDGHALIKALRSLSHLQHTPAIALTGYGASADQHKSRQSGFDRHLNKPVGYDELVEAIEALYGSVPY, from the coding sequence ATGAAGTCGTCTGCTAACCAGCCCGCCTCGCCGCAAAACCCCAACCTGAGCCCAAGCCATCTGGACTTCCCCGTGGTCGGCATAGGCGCCTCGGCAGGTGGCCTCGAGGCCTTGTGCACGTTGTTCCGGCAAATGCCGGCCGATTCTGGCATGGCCTTCGTCATCGTCCTGCACCTGTCTCCCGATCACCAGAGTGTGGCGGACCGCATCATCCAGGAAACCACCGCGATGCCGGTGCGCCAGGTGACCGAGCCAGTGCCGATCGAGCGCAACCATGTGTACGTGATATCGCCCGCCAACCGCTTGTCGACCAATGACGGTTACCTGCGGGTGACCCCAGCCAACCGGCGGCGCGGCGACCACGTGGCCATCGACCTGTTCTTTCGCGACCTGGCTGACGTGCACAAGGACCATGCCTTTTGCGTGGTGCTGTCCGGTAGCGGTGCCGACGGCGCGGTCGGGCTGTCGCGCATCAAGGAGCAAGGCGGCGTCACGCTGGTGCAGGCGCCCGATGACGCACAGTACGACAGCATGCCCCGCGCGGCCATAGACACCGGTATGGTCGATATCGTCCTGCCGGCCGCGGAAATCCCCCAGAAACTGCTGGAGCTATGGCAGAACGCTAGCCAGGTAAAGCTGCCGCGGATCGATGACGATACCCTGCCACCCGCGCTGGGCAGTCGCGCAGGCGACCCGCAGGCCTCCGAGCCGCTGCTGGAGGAGATTCTCCTGCAGTTGCGCAGTGTCACCGGGCATGACTTCCAGCATTACAAGCGCGCCACCGTGCTGCGGCGCATCGAGCGCCGGCTGCACGTGACCGGGCAGGCCGACCTTGGCGCCTACCTGCGCTACCTGGAAGACCACCGCGAAGAGGCCACGGCCTTGTTGGCCGACATGCTGATCGGTGTCACCAACTTCTTCCGTGACCGCGAGGCCTTCGAGGCGCTGGAACGCCATGTGCTGCCGCAGCTGGTCAGCGAGCCCGAGCCAACCGAGGGCGCTGGCGAAATACGCATCTGGTCGGCCGGCTGCTCCACCGGCGAAGAAGCCTACAGCCTGGCCATGCTCGCCTGCGAGCAACTGGCCGTGGAACAGCGAGCCAGCCAAGTCCAGGTGTTTGCCACCGACCTCGATGAGCGTGCCATCAGCATTGCCCGGGGTGGTTCGTATCCGGAGGCGATCGTCACCGACGTGCCACCCTCGCGGCTGCGCCAGTTCTTCGTCAAGGAAGACCAGCACTACCGGGTACGCAAGGAAATTCGCGAGAAAGTCCTGTTCGCCCGGCACAACCTGCTGTCCGACCCGCCGTTCTCGCAGATCGGCCTGATCGTCTGCCGCAACCTGCTGATCTACCTCGACCGCGAGATCCAGCAGGACATTCTGCAGATGTTCCATTTCGCCTTGCGGCCCGGGGGGTTCCTGTTCCTGGGCTCAGCCGAGTCTGCCGACCTGGCCAGTGAACTGTTCGCCGTGGTCGACAAGCGCAACCGTATCTACCGAGCCCGCGACGTCAGCACCCTGGGCCGCCGCTCGGGCCGCCAGTTGCCGGGGCCGGACCTCACCAGCCCGCCCCAGGTCGCACGCGGGCAGGACAAGCCCGGGCGCAAACCCGTCTACGCCGAAGTGCACCACCGGGCCTTGGCGCGCCGGAACCCGCCCAGCCTGATCATCGACGGCGAAGGTACGATCCTGCACCTGAGCGAGGGCGTTGGCCGCTTCATGCAACTGGCCGGCGGTGAACTCAGTCGTAACCTGTTGAGCCTGGTGCTGCCGAGCTTGCGCCTGGCCCTGCGCAGCACCTTGTTCCAGGCCCGCCAGGGTACCGAGGCGGTGACCTCGCGGCCGGTGGAACTCGGCGAAGGTGCCGACCGGGTGCAGGTGGAAATCACCGTGCAGCCGCACAAGGACCAAGTGAGCGCTGGCGAATACCTGCTGGTGGTTTTCGAAGAGCGCGCAGCCGGCCCGTCGTTGCCCATTGCCGAGTCGCTTCGCCAGACCGACAGCATGGTCTTGCACAACCTCGAGCACGAGCTGCAGCGCACCCGCCTGCAATTGCAGGAAACCATCGAACAATGGGAAATCTCCAGCCAGGAACTGACCGCCTCCAATGAAGAAATGCAGGCCATCAACGAAGAACTGCGCTCTGCCAGCGAAGAGCTGGGCACCAGCAAGGAAGAGCTGCAGTCGATCAACGAGGAATTGCTGACGGTCAACTTCGAGCTGAAGAACAAGGTCGAGGAAACCGACAAGGTCAACGATTACCTCAGCAACCTGATCGCCAGTACCGATATCGCCACGGTGTTCGTCGACCGCAACCTGCATATCCGCTGGTTCACCCCGCGTGCCACCGACTTGTTCAACATGCTGCCGGTCGACACCGGCCGCTCGCTGCTCGACATCACCCATCGCCTCGACTACCCCGCGCTGGCCGAGGATGCCCGTACCGTGGCCCAGGGCGAACACATCATCGAACGCGAGGTCGGCGGCCACGACCAACGCTGGTATCTGGCGCGGTTGCTGCCGTACCGCTCGAGCGAGCAGGACAGCGATGGCACGGTGCTGACCTTCATCGACATCAGCAAGAGCCGGGCGGCGGAGGAACGCGTGCGCCTGGGTGAGGAGCGCATGCGCGTGGTGGCCGAAAGCACCCACGATTTCGCCATCATCCTGCTCGACGAACAGGGCCTGATCACCGACTGGAACACTGGCGCCAGCCTGATGTTCGGCCACAGCAAGGCGGATGTGCTGGGCCAGCATTACCGCTTGATCTTCACCGAAGAGGACCGTGCGCGCGGCGTTCCCGAACAGGAACTGCATGCCGCCCGGGTCAATGAGCGCGACCAGGACGAGCGCTGGCATGTGCGCAAGGATGGCAGCCGCTTCTACTCCAGCGGCGAGATATCCCAGCTCAAGGGCAGCACCCTGCGCGGCTTCGTGAAGATCGCCCGCGACCTCACGGGGCACAAGCGCCGGCATGACGAGCAGAGCAAGCAACTGGCCGAGTCGCAGAGCAGCAGCCACATGAAGGACGAGTTTTTCGCCATCATGTCCCACGAACTCAAGCACCCGCTCAACCTGATCCAGCTCAATGCGGAAATCCTCCGGCGCTTGCCGACGATCGCCCACAGCGCAGCGGCGAGCAAGGCTGTGGCCAGCATCCGCGAGGCGGTCAACAGCCAGGCGCGAATCATCGACGACTTGCTCGATGTCGCCCGTATTCGTACCGGCAAGCTGAAGCTCAAGACCGAAGCGGTGGATATCCGCGCCATCCTGCAGGGCATCCATGCACTGGTGCAGAGTGAACAACCTGCCTGCAATGTGCTCCTGGAGCTGCCGGCTGACGGCTTGCCCTTGATTATCGAAGGCGACAGCACGCGGCTGGAACAGGTGGTCTGGAACCTGCTGAACAACGCGCTCAAGTTCAGCCCGCCGGGTGGCCTTGTCCGCTTGGTATTGAGCCATGATCAAGCGCAGGTATGGCTGCGCGTCATTGACCAGGGGGTTGGCCTGACAGCAGATAGCCTGGAGCACATTTTCGACCTGTTCAGCCAGGCCGCACCGCAAGTGGGCGACCATCCGCGCGAAGGCCTGGGTATTGGCCTGTCCCTGGTTCGCCAGTTGGTCGAAGCCCACGGTGGTAGGGTGAGTGCTGATTCGGCAGGCATCGGCCAGGGCTGCACCTTCACCGTCAGCCTGCCCTGCTCGGACAGCGGTCAGCGCCCCGCCGTGGCGCCAGCGGATGCGACAACCGATGGCCGCTTGAGCGGCATCCGGGTCCTGTTGGTCGACGATTCGCCAGACGTGCTGGAAGTGATGCAGCAGTTGTTGGAAATGGAGTGCGCCGAGGTCAGTGCGTTCAGCGATCCACGCCAGGCGCTGGAAGCAGCCGCGGCCGCCAGCTACGACATCATTCTGTCTGACATCGGCATGCCGGTCATGGACGGCCACGCCCTGATCAAAGCCTTGCGTAGCCTGAGCCACTTGCAGCACACCCCGGCGATCGCCTTGACGGGCTACGGCGCCAGCGCCGACCAGCACAAGTCACGCCAGTCGGGCTTCGACCGGCATTTGAACAAGCCGGTCGGTTACGACGAACTGGTCGAGGCGATCGAGGCCCTGTACGGGTCCGTGCCCTACTGA
- a CDS encoding DUF6555 family protein — MPNPQLYIIDYRLHGKPRSFIIRLERMDNAEAWHWASCDAGIGIIPKFGREKIRKVSKPMAERYGVTEVSWRASGSKPGQSLEDPVTTA, encoded by the coding sequence ATGCCTAATCCGCAGTTGTACATCATCGACTACCGGTTACACGGCAAACCGCGCAGCTTCATCATCCGCCTGGAACGTATGGACAATGCCGAAGCCTGGCATTGGGCCAGCTGCGACGCCGGTATCGGCATCATCCCCAAGTTCGGCCGCGAGAAGATCCGCAAGGTGAGCAAACCCATGGCCGAACGCTATGGGGTGACAGAGGTCAGCTGGCGAGCCTCCGGCAGCAAGCCTGGCCAGTCGCTGGAAGACCCTGTTACCACTGCCTGA
- a CDS encoding general stress protein, protein MARDQDQTSQRGGTKETNPGNFANDREKASRAGQKGGQASGGNFANDRERASEAGRKGGQNSHGGGRNQ, encoded by the coding sequence ATGGCTCGCGATCAAGATCAAACCAGCCAACGTGGCGGCACCAAGGAAACCAACCCGGGCAATTTCGCCAACGACCGCGAAAAAGCGTCCCGCGCCGGGCAGAAAGGTGGCCAGGCCTCCGGCGGCAATTTCGCCAATGACCGCGAACGCGCCTCGGAAGCAGGCCGCAAAGGTGGCCAGAACAGCCACGGCGGCGGCCGCAACCAGTAA
- a CDS encoding OprD family porin, translating to MNRTHFMSAAWLATLALPLPALADFVGDSHARLELRNHYLNRDFRQSNAAQAKAEEWGQGFTAKLESGFTEGTLGFGIDAMGQLGIKLDSSRDRRNTGLLPFGPNSHEPVDDYSELGLTGKLRLAKSTLRLGTLQPILPVVVYNDTRLLASTFQGGLLTSQDLAGLTFNAGRLSKANLRDSSGRDDIGYGAASSDHLDFGGGSYAITPQTSVSYYYAKLEDIYRQQFVGLVDTRSLGEGLSLRSDLRYFDSREDGAERAGTIDNRNFNAMFTLGVRAHKFTATWQQMSGDSAFPFVNGGDPFTVNLVTYNTFTRAGLDSWQLRYDYDFVALGIPGLSFMTRYTDGRHAETATLSNGRERERDTDITYVIQSGPFKDVSLRWRNVTFRSGNGLTNAVDENRLIIGYTLALW from the coding sequence ATGAACCGTACACACTTCATGTCGGCCGCCTGGCTGGCCACCCTGGCCCTGCCGCTGCCGGCGCTGGCCGACTTCGTCGGTGACAGCCACGCCCGGCTGGAGCTGCGCAACCACTACCTCAACCGCGACTTCCGCCAGAGCAACGCGGCGCAGGCCAAGGCCGAGGAATGGGGCCAGGGCTTCACCGCCAAGCTGGAATCGGGCTTCACCGAGGGCACGCTCGGCTTTGGCATCGATGCCATGGGGCAACTGGGTATCAAGCTCGACTCCAGCCGCGACCGTCGCAACACTGGCCTGCTGCCCTTTGGCCCGAACAGCCATGAGCCGGTCGACGACTACAGTGAACTGGGCCTGACCGGCAAACTGCGGCTGGCCAAGAGCACCCTGCGCCTGGGCACCCTGCAACCGATCCTGCCAGTGGTGGTGTACAACGACACCCGCCTGCTGGCCTCCACCTTCCAGGGCGGCCTGCTGACCAGCCAGGACCTCGCCGGCCTGACCTTCAACGCCGGCCGCCTGAGCAAGGCCAACCTGCGTGACTCCTCGGGCCGCGATGACATCGGCTACGGCGCCGCCAGCAGCGACCATCTCGACTTCGGCGGCGGCAGCTATGCCATCACCCCGCAAACCAGCGTCAGCTACTACTACGCCAAGCTCGAGGATATCTATCGCCAGCAGTTCGTCGGCCTGGTCGATACCCGCTCGCTGGGCGAGGGCCTGAGCCTGCGCAGCGACTTGCGCTACTTCGACAGCCGCGAAGACGGCGCCGAGCGTGCCGGCACCATCGACAACCGCAACTTCAACGCCATGTTCACCCTCGGTGTGCGGGCCCACAAGTTCACCGCCACCTGGCAACAGATGTCCGGTGACAGCGCGTTCCCGTTCGTCAACGGTGGCGACCCGTTCACCGTCAACCTGGTTACCTACAACACCTTCACCCGCGCCGGCCTGGATTCCTGGCAACTGCGCTACGACTACGACTTCGTCGCCCTGGGCATTCCCGGCCTGAGCTTCATGACCCGCTACACCGACGGCCGCCACGCCGAAACCGCCACGCTCAGCAACGGCCGTGAGCGCGAGCGCGACACCGACATCACCTACGTCATCCAGAGCGGCCCGTTCAAGGACGTCAGCCTGCGCTGGCGCAACGTCACCTTCCGCTCTGGCAATGGCCTGACCAACGCCGTGGACGAAAACCGCCTGATTATCGGCTACACCCTGGCGCTGTGGTAA
- a CDS encoding NUDIX hydrolase, translating to MKPVKARATVICRHAKHAHKWLWVRKPKAPWTLPGGKVEPGETPVQAAERELLEETGLQAETMTLLMRHETPERMHYVFEAEFADAPHPTAQHEIADCCFAHIDQVPMLKDDIKLLIRSLLACDQATAASIR from the coding sequence ATGAAACCGGTCAAAGCACGCGCAACCGTTATTTGCCGTCACGCCAAGCACGCCCATAAATGGCTCTGGGTCAGAAAACCCAAAGCCCCGTGGACCCTGCCAGGCGGCAAAGTCGAGCCCGGCGAAACGCCAGTGCAGGCGGCCGAGCGCGAGCTGCTTGAAGAAACTGGCTTGCAAGCCGAAACAATGACCTTGTTGATGCGCCACGAAACCCCAGAGCGCATGCATTATGTCTTCGAAGCCGAGTTCGCCGACGCGCCCCACCCCACCGCCCAGCACGAAATTGCCGACTGCTGCTTCGCCCATATCGACCAGGTGCCGATGCTCAAGGATGACATCAAGCTGCTGATCCGCTCGCTGCTGGCCTGTGACCAGGCCACAGCCGCTTCCATTCGCTAG
- a CDS encoding DUF485 domain-containing protein codes for MTPERIESIVNHPDFQHLVRRKRRLNGGLTLAMLVTYYGFVLLVAFSPSTLGQSLSGGVTTVGMLVGVLMVLLSFALTGIYVHRANNVLDPLNDKVKQECAQ; via the coding sequence ATGACCCCCGAACGCATCGAAAGCATCGTCAACCACCCCGACTTCCAGCACCTGGTGCGGCGCAAACGCCGCCTCAACGGCGGCCTGACCCTGGCCATGCTGGTGACTTACTACGGCTTCGTCCTGCTGGTGGCATTTTCGCCCAGTACCCTCGGCCAGTCCCTCAGCGGTGGCGTGACCACTGTCGGCATGCTGGTTGGCGTGCTGATGGTGCTGTTGTCCTTCGCCCTGACCGGCATCTACGTGCATCGCGCCAACAACGTGCTCGATCCGCTCAACGACAAGGTCAAGCAGGAGTGTGCGCAATGA
- the paaE gene encoding 1,2-phenylacetyl-CoA epoxidase subunit PaaE, which produces MSPFHSLTIKQVRNETRDAVSIAFDVPEHLCETFRFTQGQYLVMRTQLDNEEVRRSYSICSAVQDGELRVAVKRVPGGRFSAFANDVLKAGQQLDVMPPSGSFFVPLDTARQGNYLGVAAGSGITPILSIIATTLASEPHSRFTLLYGNRSSSGALFRDKLEDLKNRYLDRLNLIFVFSREQQDVDLYNGRIDADKCGQLFSRWLDVASLDAAFICGPQAMTETVRDSLKANGMAKDRIHFELFTAAGSEARREAREAARQVDSALSHITVISDGRALTFDLPRNTQNVLDAGNAIGAELPYSCKAGVCSTCKCRVIEGEVEMDSNHALEDYEVAAGYVLSCQTYPVSDKVVLDFDQL; this is translated from the coding sequence ATGAGCCCGTTTCACAGCCTGACCATCAAGCAAGTGCGCAACGAGACCCGTGATGCGGTATCGATTGCCTTCGACGTGCCCGAGCACCTGTGCGAGACGTTCCGCTTCACCCAGGGCCAGTACCTGGTCATGCGTACCCAGCTGGACAACGAAGAAGTCCGCCGCTCCTATTCCATCTGCAGCGCCGTGCAGGACGGCGAGCTGCGCGTGGCGGTCAAGCGCGTGCCTGGCGGACGTTTCTCGGCGTTTGCCAATGACGTGCTCAAGGCCGGCCAGCAGCTGGACGTGATGCCGCCGTCGGGCAGCTTCTTCGTGCCGCTGGACACGGCTCGCCAGGGCAACTACCTGGGGGTCGCCGCCGGCAGCGGCATTACCCCGATCCTGTCGATCATCGCCACCACCCTGGCCAGCGAGCCGCACAGCCGCTTCACCCTGCTGTACGGCAACCGCTCCAGCTCCGGGGCGCTGTTCCGCGACAAGCTCGAAGACCTGAAGAACCGTTACCTCGACCGCCTGAACCTGATTTTCGTGTTCAGCCGCGAACAGCAGGATGTCGACCTGTACAACGGCCGCATCGATGCCGACAAGTGCGGCCAGCTGTTCTCGCGCTGGCTGGATGTAGCCAGCCTGGATGCGGCGTTCATCTGTGGCCCTCAGGCGATGACCGAGACCGTACGCGACAGCCTCAAGGCCAATGGCATGGCCAAGGACCGCATCCACTTCGAACTCTTTACCGCCGCCGGCAGCGAAGCCCGACGCGAGGCCCGCGAAGCGGCGCGCCAGGTGGACTCGGCGCTCAGTCACATCACCGTGATCAGCGACGGCCGCGCACTTACCTTCGACCTGCCACGCAACACCCAGAACGTGCTTGACGCCGGCAATGCCATCGGCGCCGAGCTGCCGTACTCGTGCAAGGCCGGGGTGTGTTCCACCTGCAAGTGCCGGGTCATCGAAGGCGAGGTGGAAATGGACAGCAACCATGCCTTGGAGGATTACGAAGTGGCGGCCGGGTACGTGCTGTCGTGCCAGACCTACCCGGTAAGCGACAAGGTGGTGCTCGACTTCGACCAGCTGTAG